In Luteitalea sp., the following are encoded in one genomic region:
- a CDS encoding cobyric acid synthase, with protein MQSCVSFGRSDVGKARSLFIGGTSSNAGKSWMTTAICAWLRGRGISVAPFKAQNMSNNSYPCRAGGEIGRAQVAQAEACGLEPEPAMNPILLKPAGNGRSQVVVNGRVWKTVSPREYYARAAELRPIVLAAYADLASRFDAIVIEGAGSVTELNLRQHDLVNLGLVTSVRAPWILVADIERGGVFGSVIGTAHLLTSDERALFRGFAINKFRGDLALFDEGVRILEEHTDSHCFGVFPHVGDVYLDAEDSLALETRPRTAPPAGARLAIVRLPHLSNATDFRLLTWADWIAAPPPGRYDFIILPGSKSTMADLAWLRAVGLADWIVAQHRSGTSVLGICGGFQMLGRHVADPTGVESDTASVEGLGLLPVTTTLTREKRTRAVRAVTAGGVTFGGYEIHVGVASVESGAARAPFATLDDGETDGLCRDGVMGTYLHGAFESAAVCAEVFGVAPPASAKVDHYQRLAAWFAQHGRQLDRLGFD; from the coding sequence CTGCAGTCGTGCGTCTCATTCGGGAGGTCCGATGTGGGTAAGGCGAGAAGCCTCTTCATCGGCGGCACCTCGTCCAACGCCGGCAAGAGCTGGATGACCACCGCCATCTGCGCCTGGTTGCGAGGACGAGGCATCTCGGTGGCGCCGTTCAAGGCGCAGAACATGTCGAACAACTCCTACCCCTGCCGGGCGGGAGGAGAGATTGGACGGGCGCAGGTCGCGCAGGCCGAAGCATGCGGCCTCGAGCCGGAGCCTGCGATGAACCCGATCCTGCTGAAACCAGCCGGGAACGGGCGCAGTCAGGTCGTCGTGAATGGCCGCGTGTGGAAGACCGTCTCGCCGCGGGAGTACTATGCCCGCGCGGCGGAGCTGCGGCCGATAGTGCTCGCCGCGTATGCCGACCTCGCGAGCCGTTTCGACGCCATTGTCATCGAGGGTGCGGGCAGCGTGACGGAGCTGAACCTTCGACAGCACGATCTGGTTAACCTCGGTCTGGTCACCAGCGTCCGGGCACCGTGGATCCTCGTGGCCGACATCGAGCGGGGCGGCGTGTTCGGATCCGTGATCGGCACGGCACACCTGCTGACGTCAGACGAGCGCGCCTTGTTTCGCGGCTTCGCGATCAACAAGTTCCGCGGTGATCTGGCGCTCTTCGACGAGGGCGTCCGCATCCTGGAGGAGCACACGGATTCGCACTGTTTCGGCGTGTTTCCGCACGTGGGGGACGTGTACCTGGATGCCGAGGACAGCTTGGCGCTCGAGACACGCCCCCGCACTGCGCCGCCGGCCGGCGCGCGCCTGGCAATCGTGCGGCTGCCGCACCTCTCGAATGCCACCGACTTCCGCCTGCTCACGTGGGCGGACTGGATCGCGGCGCCGCCACCGGGACGGTACGACTTCATCATCCTGCCCGGTAGCAAGAGCACCATGGCAGATCTGGCCTGGCTCCGCGCCGTCGGTCTGGCGGACTGGATCGTGGCGCAGCACCGCTCGGGCACGTCGGTGCTGGGCATCTGCGGCGGTTTCCAGATGCTCGGGCGCCACGTGGCCGATCCGACCGGCGTGGAATCTGACACGGCGTCCGTCGAAGGGCTGGGCCTGCTGCCGGTCACCACGACCCTGACGCGGGAGAAGCGTACTCGGGCCGTTCGCGCGGTGACCGCCGGGGGCGTGACGTTCGGCGGCTATGAGATCCACGTCGGTGTGGCATCAGTGGAAAGCGGCGCAGCTCGGGCCCCGTTCGCGACGCTCGACGACGGTGAGACCGACGGTCTCTGCCGCGATGGGGTGATGGGTACCTACCTGCACGGGGCGTTTGAGAGCGCCGCCGTGTGCGCAGAGGTCTTTGGCGTGGCACCGCCGGCCTCTGCAAAGGTAGACCATTACCAGCGGCTCGCGGCGTGGTTCGCGCAGCACGGGCGCCAGCTCGATCGTCTGGGCTTTGACTGA
- a CDS encoding VWA domain-containing protein, translating into MSAPQFPFTALVGLDTLKLALQLAAIDRRLSVVVRGDKGAGKSTAARGLADLLEAHAPFITLPIGATEDRLLGGLDVEKALKGEPSLKLGLLAEANGGVLYVDEVNLLPDHLADALLDAVASGVHIVEREGFSASQSADFVLLGSMNPEEGALRPQLLDRFALAVNVEAPSEPAIRCEILERRLAHDRDPEAFTRACAQVQEALSAKLTAARARVADVNLSRELLEHVSARVAEHEVRSLRADLAVVRASRAYAALDGSDHVTVPHVEAVLPLALAHRMDGKPRPPQSPSPSPLPDSRRDDGDDEDSKGDPSSAERVFEGAPMESPRLVVERHGSRAASSLGASGVAAAGPVIASRRTAAPRELDLRPTLLHTVTHTGAVHLRPEDLHERVRQPRASTRFIVIVDSSGSHAVRQRMRLVKGAVSSLLEASHGRHDEVVVIACRGAAAQVLVEPTSSHAEADRALAYLPTGGRTPLAHALELAAGYVTDQSVVVLVTDGHANVPRRSDDAWGDALAAAAELNTLALVIDTEDERRLTGRPKKLAVAMRATCLRLADLDQAAVVRLIREVRCG; encoded by the coding sequence ATGAGCGCTCCACAGTTTCCGTTCACCGCGCTGGTGGGCCTCGACACGCTGAAACTGGCGCTGCAGCTGGCCGCCATCGATCGGCGGCTGAGCGTGGTCGTTCGGGGCGACAAGGGGGCGGGCAAGAGCACGGCTGCTCGGGGCCTGGCCGATCTGCTGGAAGCGCATGCGCCGTTCATCACGCTGCCGATTGGAGCCACTGAGGATCGTCTCCTGGGCGGCCTCGATGTCGAGAAGGCGCTCAAGGGCGAACCATCGTTGAAGCTGGGCTTGCTCGCAGAGGCCAACGGCGGCGTCCTGTACGTCGACGAAGTGAACTTGCTACCCGACCACCTTGCCGATGCGCTGCTCGACGCGGTCGCAAGCGGTGTGCATATCGTCGAGCGTGAGGGCTTCAGTGCGTCTCAAAGCGCCGACTTCGTGCTGCTCGGATCGATGAATCCGGAGGAAGGCGCCCTGCGCCCGCAGTTGCTCGACAGGTTCGCCCTCGCCGTGAACGTCGAGGCGCCGTCCGAGCCGGCCATCAGGTGCGAAATCTTGGAGAGGCGGCTGGCCCACGACCGCGACCCTGAAGCGTTCACCCGCGCGTGTGCGCAGGTGCAAGAAGCCCTCTCAGCGAAGCTTACCGCTGCCAGGGCGCGCGTCGCTGATGTGAACCTATCACGCGAGCTCCTGGAGCACGTCTCGGCGCGTGTCGCGGAACACGAGGTACGATCGTTGCGCGCAGATCTTGCGGTCGTGCGAGCGAGCCGCGCGTACGCCGCGCTCGACGGTTCTGACCACGTCACGGTGCCTCATGTCGAGGCGGTGCTCCCACTCGCCCTGGCCCATCGAATGGACGGGAAGCCTCGGCCGCCGCAGTCCCCGTCGCCTTCGCCGTTACCAGACTCGAGACGTGACGACGGTGACGACGAAGACTCCAAGGGCGATCCCTCCTCCGCTGAACGGGTGTTCGAGGGCGCGCCGATGGAGAGTCCACGATTGGTGGTCGAACGCCACGGAAGCCGCGCCGCCAGTTCGCTCGGCGCGTCAGGTGTCGCCGCTGCCGGTCCCGTCATTGCCAGCCGCCGCACCGCTGCGCCGAGAGAGCTCGACCTGCGGCCAACGCTGTTGCATACCGTCACGCATACAGGAGCCGTGCATCTCCGCCCCGAAGATCTCCACGAGCGAGTGCGGCAGCCGCGCGCGTCCACCCGGTTCATCGTCATCGTGGACTCCAGTGGCTCCCATGCGGTTCGACAACGCATGCGTCTGGTGAAAGGTGCGGTGAGCAGTCTTCTGGAGGCGTCCCACGGCCGACATGACGAAGTCGTCGTCATCGCGTGCCGCGGAGCGGCCGCGCAGGTGCTCGTCGAGCCGACCTCTTCCCACGCCGAAGCGGACCGGGCGCTTGCGTACCTGCCAACCGGGGGGCGCACACCGCTGGCGCATGCGCTGGAATTAGCGGCCGGCTACGTAACGGACCAGTCGGTGGTCGTGCTGGTCACCGACGGCCACGCCAACGTGCCCCGGCGAAGCGACGATGCATGGGGCGATGCGCTCGCCGCCGCCGCCGAGCTGAACACTCTGGCGCTGGTCATCGACACCGAAGACGAGCGGCGTCTTACCGGACGTCCAAAGAAGCTCGCCGTCGCGATGCGCGCAACCTGTCTGCGGCTGGCCGACCTGGACCAGGCTGCAGTCGTGCGTCTCATTCGGGAGGTCCGATGTGGGTAA